In the Brassica napus cultivar Da-Ae chromosome A7, Da-Ae, whole genome shotgun sequence genome, one interval contains:
- the LOC125576096 gene encoding uncharacterized protein LOC125576096, which produces MGDSVPLKLALPELKYPIGSQPKEKSAINQYSGSEYISIVKSILKPDEMIRVRGSFLGPIMKLSERGLKLSAKIVYAILTRSIVYVKENEAWFHFGAQPMRWKPKDKRRRTKVPYSRMWYLPIADRLKRMYQSKKTAAAMRWHAEHRSKEGEMCHPSDAAEWKHFQEMHPQFAEEPRNVYLGLCTDGFNPFGMSRNHSLWPVILTPYNLPPDMCMNTEYLFLTILNSGPNHPRASLDIFLKPLIAELKELWSTGVEAYDVSLNQNFNLKAVLLWTISDFPAYGMLSGWTTHGKLSCPICMEDTKAFYLTNGRKTCWFDCHRRFLPPNHPLRKNRKDFLKGKNAVNEDPPDSLTGEQVYSERLKGVNPPKTSVCGGNGHEKKKSGYGKYHNWHKESIFWELSYWRDLILRHNLDVMHIEKNFFDNIMNTLMNVKGKSKDTINSRLDMEIFCDRPHLHLDGSGQAPFPPYTLNEDERRSLLECVKHAVKFPDGYASNLANCVDIENNKFSGMKSHDCHVFMERLLPFIFSELLDQNVHLALSAKAKNKRFAAGSIVESYINEEIAYFSEHYFSDHIQTKSRFTRFDEGEVPVYHVPGVPDIFTHVGRPSGEMQEIWLSEKDYRCAHAYVLRNCDYFQPLERMFEDFLSAKYPDLSKKDLSAKRADEYHIWVKDYKHGEGRKTCNYGVSVKGESYTNASDEANYYGILTDIIQIQYEGSVNLKVTLFKCKWYDPVIGRGTRRRNGGIVDVLSSRKYYKYEPFILASQADQVCYIPYPYVKKPKQSWLNVLKVNPRRIISGEYEDKEPTLLQQENDDAVLMTTIEELAVDHLVHARVQPINLDIDVEDVEPEDEFQCNVSSSSSDDGDGEEPY; this is translated from the exons atgggAGATTCAGTACCTCTAAAACTAGCACTGCCAGAGCTGAAGTATCCTATTGGTTCACAGCCAAAGGAAAAGTCAGCAATCAACCAATATTCCGGCTCAGAGTATATCTCTATTGTCAAAAGCATCCTAAAACCAGATGAGATGATAAGAGTCCGAGGATCATTTCTGGGACCTATAATGAAGCTCAGTGAGAGAGGATTGAAGTTATCAGCAAAGATAGTCTACGCCATTCTCACTAGAAGCATCGTTTATGTCAAGGAGAATGAAGCCTGGTTCCATTTCGGTGCGCAGCCAATGAG ATGGAAGCCTAAGGACAAAAGACGTAGAACCAAGGTACCATATAGTCGTATGTGGTATCTACCTATAGCTGATAGGCTGAAGAGAATGTATCAGAGCAAGAAGACAGCAGcggcaatgagatggcatgctgAGCACCGATCAAAAGAGGGAGAAATGTGTCATCCATCTGATGCGGCAGAATGGAAACATTTTCAAGAGATGCATCCCCAGTTTGCCGAAGAACCTCGCAacgtttatcttggattatgtacAGATGGATTCAATCCATTTGGGATGTCTCGTAATCATTCGTTGTGGCCTGTGATCTTAACTCCATATAATCTACCCCCTGATATGTGCATGAATACAGAGTATTTGTTTCTTACAATTCTGAATTCTGGGCCAAATCATCCACGAGCTAGTCTTGATATCTTCCTCAAACCTTTGATTGCGGAGTTAAAAGAATTGTGGTCAACTGGAGTCGAAGCATATGATGTGTCTttgaatcaaaattttaatctaaaaGCCGTGTTACTGTGGACGATAAGCGACTTTCCGGCGTATGGCATGCTATCAGGATGGACGACCCATGGTAAATTGTCTTGTCCAATTTGCATGGAAGATACAAAGGCTTTTTATCTGACTAATGGAAGGAAGacgtgttggtttgattgtcaccgaaGATTTCTTCCTCCTAATCATCCACTGAGAAAGAATAGAAAGGATTTCTTGAAGGGGAAAAACGCGGTAAATGAAGATCCACCTGATTCTTTGACTGGTGAACAAGTTTATTCAGAACGATTAAAGGGTGTCAATCCTCCAAAAACGTCTGTTTGCGGTGGAAACGGTCATGAAAAGAAGAAGTCTGGTTATGGGAAGTACCATAACTGGCACAAGGAAAGCATATTTTGGGAGTTGTCATACTGGAGGGACCTAATTCTCCGACATaatcttgatgtgatgcatatagagaagaatttttttgacaacatcatGAATACTCTTATGAATGTTAAGGGTAAATCAAAAGACACAATCAATTCAAGATTGGATATGGAAATATTTTGTGATCGGCCACACTTACAtcttgatggttctggtcaagctcCATTTCCTCCCTACACACTAAACGAAGACGAAAGGAGAAGTTTATTGGAATGCGTGAAACATGCGGTTAAATTCCCAGATGGATATGCTTCAAACTTAGCTAATTGTGTTGATATAGAAAACAACAAATTTTCTGGCATGAAGAGTCATGACTGCCATGTTTTTATGGAGCGGCTACTTCCATTTATCTTTTCAGAACTCCTTGACCAGAATGTTCATCTTGCGTTATCAG caAAAGCCAAGAACAAAAGATTTGCGGCCGGCTCGATTGTCGAATCATATATCAACGAGGAGATAGCTTACTTCTCAGAACACTACTTTTCTGATCATATACAAACCAAATCAAG GTTCACAAGATTTGATGAAGGTGAAGTCCCCGTATATCATGTTCCTGGAGTACCTGATATATTTACGCACGTAGGACGTCCAAGTGGAGAAATGCAAGAAATATGGCTTTCCGAGAAAGACTATAGATGCGCACATGCATATGTTTTACGCAATTGTGATTATTTTCAGCCACTTGAGAg GATGTTTGAAGATTTTCTTAGTGCAAAATATCCAGACCTCTCCAAAAAAGACCTCTCTGCGAAGAGAGCTGACGAATATCATATATGGGTGAAAGATTAT AAGCATGGCGAGGGAAGAAAGACATGTAACTATGGTGTGAGTGTTAAAGGAGAAAGTTACACAAATGCATCCGATGAAGCCAATTACTACGGGATATTGACTGATATCATACAAATTCAGTATGAGGGATCGGTCAATTTGAAAGTCACACTTTTTAAGTGTAAGTGGTATGATCCGGTAATTGGTAGAGGCACTCGACGGAGAAATGGAGGCATCGTCGACGTTCTTTCATCGCGGAAATACTATAAATACGAACCATTTATTCTAG CGTCTCAAGCAGATCAAGTTTGTTATATCCCGTATCCGTACGTTAAGAAACCAAAGCAGTCGTGGCTCAATGTTTTAAAAGTGAATCCAAGGAGAATCATTTCAGGAGAATATGAAGATAAAGAACCGACACTGTTGCAACAAGAAAATGATGATGCTGTTTTAATGACTACAATTGAAGAACTTGCAGTCGACCATTTGGTT